A single Ignavibacteriales bacterium DNA region contains:
- the hisN gene encoding histidinol-phosphatase, producing MNYKKEFEPFFRLLAEESGAIIRKYFRTGVQTETKLDDSPVTIADRSAEEKIRELIMKEFPEHGILGEEFGIHNDGAEWQWILDPIDGTKSFICGTVTFGTLIALTRSGKPVLGLINQPVLNEFLIGDNNSAELNGIPVKVRNTGNLNQAVLLTTDHLNIAKYRDITAFENLMKSVKIYRNWGDCYGYYLLATGYADIMIDPIMHLWDTMAVIPVVRGAGGVITDYYGGDAETGDSVLASSPALHPEVLSYLRAGI from the coding sequence CGTCTGCTCGCTGAGGAAAGCGGTGCCATCATCAGGAAATATTTCAGGACAGGGGTACAGACAGAAACAAAACTGGATGATTCTCCGGTAACCATTGCAGACCGTTCAGCCGAAGAAAAAATCCGTGAACTGATTATGAAAGAATTTCCGGAACATGGAATTCTCGGGGAGGAGTTCGGAATTCATAATGACGGGGCTGAGTGGCAGTGGATTCTGGATCCTATTGACGGCACTAAAAGTTTTATCTGCGGTACCGTTACATTCGGAACCCTGATTGCTTTAACCCGCAGCGGAAAACCTGTGCTGGGGCTTATCAATCAGCCCGTGCTTAATGAGTTTCTGATCGGCGACAATAACTCGGCTGAGTTAAACGGGATTCCCGTAAAAGTCAGGAACACCGGGAATCTGAATCAGGCAGTTCTGCTGACGACCGACCACCTGAATATTGCAAAGTACAGAGACATTACCGCCTTCGAAAATCTGATGAAAAGCGTTAAAATCTACCGGAACTGGGGAGATTGCTACGGCTACTATCTGCTGGCAACCGGATACGCTGATATTATGATTGACCCCATTATGCATCTGTGGGATACGATGGCCGTGATTCCGGTGGTAAGAGGTGCTGGCGGAGTGATAACCGATTATTATGGAGGAGATGCTGAAACCGGGGATAGTGTTCTGGCTTCTTCGCCGGCGCTTCATCCTGAAGTTCTGTCATACCTTCGTGCCGGTATATAA
- the gdhA gene encoding NADP-specific glutamate dehydrogenase — protein sequence MSEYIHKLIADVKAKNPAEPEFHQAVTEVVESLEIVLKKHPEYRSAKILERMVEPERVIMFRVPWVDDQGEVHVNRGFRVQMNSAIGPYKGGLRFHPSVNLGILKFLAFEQVFKNSLTTLPMGGGKGGSDFDPKGKSDNEVMRFCQSFMSELYRHIGADTDVPAGDIGVGGREIGYLFGQYKRLAGEYTGVLTGKGINWGGSLVRPEATGFGAVYFAKEMLKTKGHDIEGKTFAVSGFGNVAWGAVIKINDLGGKVVTLSGPDGFIYDKDGVKGEKIDFMLKMRASAKDSVKDYADKFGVEFHAGKRPWSVKVDVAMPCATQNEIFVDDAKELLKNGCMCITEGANMPTTLEAYKVIEEAKILFSPGKASNAGGVATSGLEMSQNSMRLPWSREEVDRRLQEIMKNIHDTCVRTSEKYGMPGNYVAGANIAGFLKVADAMMDQGVV from the coding sequence ATGTCCGAATATATTCATAAACTTATCGCTGATGTAAAAGCCAAAAACCCGGCAGAACCGGAATTCCATCAGGCGGTAACTGAAGTAGTAGAATCACTGGAAATCGTGCTGAAGAAGCATCCGGAATACCGTTCCGCAAAAATTCTTGAAAGAATGGTTGAACCGGAGCGCGTAATCATGTTCCGCGTTCCCTGGGTTGATGATCAGGGTGAAGTTCACGTAAACCGCGGTTTCAGAGTACAGATGAACAGCGCAATCGGGCCTTATAAAGGAGGTCTCCGTTTCCATCCGTCAGTAAATCTCGGCATTCTTAAATTTTTAGCTTTTGAGCAGGTCTTTAAAAACTCCCTGACCACCCTTCCAATGGGAGGCGGTAAAGGGGGATCAGACTTTGATCCTAAAGGAAAAAGCGATAACGAAGTAATGAGATTCTGCCAGAGTTTTATGAGTGAACTCTATCGCCATATTGGTGCAGATACGGATGTTCCTGCAGGTGATATCGGTGTTGGCGGCAGAGAAATAGGATATCTTTTCGGCCAGTATAAGAGATTAGCCGGAGAATATACCGGAGTTCTCACCGGAAAAGGCATCAACTGGGGCGGCTCATTAGTAAGACCGGAAGCAACCGGATTTGGCGCTGTTTATTTCGCAAAAGAAATGCTGAAGACCAAGGGACACGATATTGAAGGAAAAACATTCGCAGTCAGCGGATTTGGCAACGTTGCCTGGGGTGCAGTTATCAAAATCAATGATCTTGGCGGTAAAGTAGTTACCCTTTCAGGCCCTGACGGATTTATTTATGATAAAGACGGTGTAAAGGGAGAGAAGATTGATTTTATGCTCAAGATGAGAGCAAGCGCAAAAGACAGCGTTAAGGATTATGCAGATAAATTCGGAGTTGAGTTCCATGCCGGCAAACGTCCATGGAGCGTAAAGGTTGATGTTGCAATGCCATGCGCAACTCAGAATGAAATATTTGTTGATGATGCAAAAGAACTGCTGAAAAATGGCTGTATGTGCATCACCGAAGGTGCAAATATGCCCACCACTCTGGAAGCTTACAAGGTGATTGAAGAAGCCAAAATTCTCTTCTCTCCCGGAAAAGCATCAAATGCCGGCGGCGTGGCAACCTCAGGACTGGAAATGTCGCAGAACAGTATGCGCCTCCCATGGTCACGCGAAGAAGTTGACCGCCGTCTGCAGGAAATCATGAAGAATATCCATGATACCTGTGTGCGCACATCAGAGAAATATGGCATGCCTGGCAACTATGTTGCCGGTGCAAATATTGCCGGTTTCCTTAAAGTGGCTGATGCCATGATGGATCAGGGTGTTGTCTGA
- a CDS encoding histidine kinase: MRFKVREILLISSLYDSYLFEEDGRLYELIREEYQVLNLSQAPEITHVTTGAEALEVVGAEKEFDLIIITLHIEDMHPVRFAETMKKSGSDTPIVLLAYDNKERKELTSNYDTSVFENIFIWNGDYRLLIAIIKSVEDKRNVENDAKNVGVQVIILVEDNIKFYSVYLPQIYQEIFRQSQRLIQEGINLTHKYLRMRARPKILLCTTYEEAWGYYEKYSEYILGIITDNNFKKGGVRDPQAGIKFARAVKERHPDISILVQSSTNDYEQTAYQIGAAFLLKGSQRLLHDLSDFMLNNFGFGDFVFRTNDGKEVGRASNLQQMEDVLRTVPDEAVKYHADRNHFSNWLKARTEFWLASQLRPKKLSDFASVNDLRLKLIETMEIYRELRQRGVITDFSRDSFNPKNSFARIGSGSLGGKARGLGFINNLINNHHIRNKFEGVELIVPSAVVVATGVFDSFLEMNNLEQFGLNEPDDKVILDRFLNAPHFPQETVEKLREFLSMMKMPLAVRSSSLLEDSQFQPFAGVYETCMIPNNNPDPDIRLDELLKAIKFVYASTFFKSSKDYMKATSYRLEEEKMAVVVQRLVGAKFENRFYPHFAGVAKSYNFYPVGPQKASDGIAYAALGLGKWVVEGGNTIRFCPKYPKHLLQFTSPKETMKNSQQAFFALDLNSIARLSPQTEAEVYVTSHDLEQAELDGTLAHVGSTYSPENEAVYDGLSRGGVRVVTFAPILKHKLFPLSEILNLLLSMGAWGMGAQVEIEFAVNLEPDGNQPAEFAMLQMRPLVINSEAEELKIGHVKKSEMIAYSEQVLGNGLITGIHDVVLVDLETFDRGKSRDVAMEVSKFNSKLLAEKKPYILIGVGRWGSKDEWLGIPVTWDQISGAAVIVESDFKDFTVTPSQGSHFFQNITSFRVGYFTVHPDQKSGFIDWNWLRSKVPDETMVYTRHIRFTNPIEVKINGHKGKGVILKPEEA, translated from the coding sequence ATGCGCTTTAAAGTGCGCGAAATTCTTCTGATTTCTTCTCTTTATGACAGCTATCTTTTTGAGGAGGACGGCCGGCTGTACGAACTGATCCGCGAAGAGTATCAGGTGCTTAACCTTTCTCAGGCGCCGGAAATCACCCATGTGACCACAGGGGCTGAAGCGCTTGAGGTTGTCGGGGCTGAAAAGGAATTTGACCTGATTATTATAACCCTCCACATTGAAGATATGCACCCTGTGCGGTTTGCCGAGACCATGAAAAAATCGGGCTCAGATACTCCGATTGTGCTGCTCGCTTACGATAACAAAGAGCGCAAGGAACTTACCAGCAATTATGACACCTCAGTATTCGAAAACATTTTTATCTGGAACGGTGACTACCGCCTGCTCATAGCAATCATTAAAAGTGTTGAGGATAAGCGCAACGTAGAGAATGACGCAAAAAATGTGGGGGTGCAGGTTATTATTCTTGTTGAAGATAACATCAAGTTTTACAGTGTGTACCTCCCGCAGATTTATCAGGAAATTTTCAGACAGTCCCAGCGGCTTATTCAGGAGGGGATCAATCTCACTCATAAGTATCTGCGTATGAGAGCTCGCCCCAAGATTCTGCTCTGCACTACCTATGAAGAGGCGTGGGGGTATTACGAAAAATACAGTGAATATATACTCGGCATTATTACCGACAATAATTTTAAGAAAGGGGGAGTGCGCGACCCTCAGGCAGGAATTAAATTCGCGCGGGCTGTTAAGGAACGCCACCCGGATATATCCATTCTGGTGCAGTCCAGTACCAATGACTATGAGCAGACAGCGTATCAGATTGGAGCTGCGTTTCTCTTAAAAGGTTCTCAGCGGCTGCTTCATGACTTAAGCGACTTTATGCTGAATAATTTCGGATTCGGTGACTTCGTCTTCAGAACTAATGACGGCAAGGAGGTGGGACGTGCCTCCAATTTGCAGCAGATGGAGGATGTACTCCGGACCGTGCCGGATGAAGCGGTTAAATATCACGCTGACAGAAATCACTTTTCGAACTGGCTTAAAGCGCGCACTGAGTTCTGGCTCGCAAGCCAGCTCCGTCCGAAAAAACTTTCCGATTTTGCTTCGGTTAATGATCTCCGTCTGAAACTGATAGAGACGATGGAGATATACCGTGAGCTGCGTCAGCGAGGCGTTATTACCGATTTCAGCAGAGATTCTTTTAACCCGAAAAACAGTTTTGCGAGAATCGGTTCCGGTTCACTTGGGGGTAAAGCCCGCGGACTCGGGTTCATTAATAATCTTATTAATAATCACCATATACGAAACAAGTTTGAAGGCGTTGAGCTGATTGTTCCATCGGCGGTTGTGGTTGCCACCGGTGTATTTGATTCATTTCTTGAAATGAATAATCTTGAGCAGTTTGGTCTGAATGAGCCTGATGATAAGGTGATACTTGACCGCTTTTTGAATGCACCCCACTTTCCTCAGGAGACTGTTGAGAAATTGCGGGAATTTCTTTCGATGATGAAGATGCCGCTGGCAGTACGTTCATCAAGTCTGCTTGAAGATTCACAGTTTCAGCCCTTTGCGGGAGTATATGAAACCTGCATGATACCGAACAACAATCCCGATCCGGATATACGGCTTGATGAACTGCTTAAAGCAATAAAATTCGTATATGCATCCACCTTCTTTAAGTCATCTAAGGATTATATGAAAGCCACTTCATACCGACTTGAGGAGGAGAAGATGGCTGTAGTGGTGCAGCGACTTGTCGGGGCTAAATTTGAAAACCGTTTTTATCCTCATTTTGCCGGAGTAGCAAAATCATATAATTTTTATCCGGTAGGTCCGCAGAAGGCATCGGACGGCATTGCATACGCTGCGCTGGGGTTAGGAAAATGGGTTGTTGAAGGGGGCAATACCATCAGGTTTTGTCCTAAATATCCAAAGCATCTGCTGCAGTTTACTTCGCCAAAAGAGACTATGAAAAACTCACAGCAGGCGTTTTTTGCTCTTGATCTCAACTCGATCGCGCGGCTTAGTCCGCAGACTGAAGCTGAAGTATATGTTACAAGCCATGATCTTGAACAGGCGGAGCTTGACGGAACACTTGCGCATGTAGGATCAACCTACTCACCGGAAAATGAAGCGGTATATGACGGTCTTTCACGCGGTGGTGTAAGAGTGGTTACCTTTGCTCCGATTTTAAAGCATAAGCTTTTTCCCCTTTCAGAGATACTCAATCTTCTTCTTTCCATGGGTGCATGGGGAATGGGTGCGCAGGTTGAAATAGAATTTGCGGTTAATCTGGAACCTGATGGAAATCAGCCGGCCGAGTTTGCCATGCTGCAGATGCGCCCGCTTGTTATCAACAGCGAAGCTGAAGAGCTGAAAATTGGTCATGTGAAGAAAAGTGAAATGATTGCCTACAGTGAGCAGGTGCTTGGGAACGGACTGATAACCGGTATTCATGATGTGGTGCTGGTGGATCTTGAAACTTTTGACCGGGGGAAAAGCCGTGATGTGGCGATGGAAGTAAGTAAATTCAATTCAAAACTGCTTGCTGAAAAGAAACCGTATATACTTATCGGAGTAGGGCGCTGGGGCAGCAAGGATGAATGGCTTGGGATTCCTGTTACCTGGGATCAGATTTCCGGGGCGGCGGTTATTGTTGAATCTGATTTTAAGGATTTTACCGTCACGCCCTCGCAGGGATCACATTTCTTCCAGAATATAACCTCTTTCAGAGTCGGTTATTTTACCGTCCACCCAGATCAGAAAAGCGGATTTATAGACTGGAACTGGCTGCGTTCAAAAGTACCTGATGAAACAATGGTATATACCAGGCACATCCGGTTCACAAACCCGATTGAAGTAAAAATAAACGGACATAAAGGAAAAGGAGTAATCCTTAAACCGGAAGAAGCTTAG
- a CDS encoding alkaline phosphatase family protein — MNKYIIIFLFLLSSLFGQESGKPYVLLISFDGFRWDYPQRGITPALDKMAAEGVSALSLRPIFPSKTFPNHYTIVTGMTAEKHGLLANSFENPFTGERYRLGDTNAVRSGKWYWGEAIWETLEKNNIATASYFWPGSEVREEGRHPSRFMKYEHEKPYIDRINGVFEWFNLPYEKRPKFVTLYFDRSDTKGHEYGPNSPEVNLAIRELDSLLGIVLAKRDVSPLRDSLNIIVVSDHGMAETAPERVYNVESLLPEIKCKFLDSGPVMLIAAEQKDIPAIMEILSAPGLPFRAYKKEDIPEYLGIKNHPYLRDILIVADMGWSLVSEATKNYSYVTRKGGNHGYDHQHTDMHGIFFAQGPVFKKELKTGTLSNLDVYPLLCRIYGVEPSPKTEGNLKNIEYILK, encoded by the coding sequence ATGAACAAATATATTATAATTTTTCTATTCCTTCTCTCGTCTTTGTTTGGGCAGGAAAGCGGAAAACCCTATGTGCTCCTTATTTCCTTTGACGGTTTCAGGTGGGATTACCCGCAGAGAGGTATTACTCCGGCCCTGGATAAAATGGCCGCTGAAGGTGTATCGGCTCTATCATTAAGACCGATTTTCCCGTCAAAGACTTTTCCGAACCATTACACAATTGTTACCGGCATGACCGCTGAAAAACATGGATTGCTTGCAAACTCCTTTGAGAATCCTTTTACCGGTGAACGATACCGGCTGGGTGATACCAATGCAGTACGTTCCGGTAAATGGTATTGGGGCGAGGCAATATGGGAGACGCTTGAAAAAAATAATATTGCAACGGCGAGCTATTTCTGGCCGGGTTCTGAAGTCCGCGAAGAAGGGAGACATCCATCCCGTTTTATGAAGTATGAGCATGAGAAACCATATATAGACCGGATCAATGGTGTGTTTGAATGGTTTAATCTGCCTTATGAAAAACGTCCAAAATTTGTAACCCTGTACTTTGACCGCTCTGATACGAAGGGACATGAATACGGACCTAACTCTCCCGAGGTGAATCTGGCGATCAGGGAACTTGATTCACTGCTGGGAATAGTTCTTGCTAAAAGGGATGTTTCACCGCTGAGGGACAGTCTCAATATCATCGTTGTCTCAGATCACGGCATGGCGGAAACCGCACCGGAGCGGGTATATAATGTTGAATCACTGCTGCCGGAGATCAAATGCAAGTTTCTGGATTCCGGTCCGGTTATGCTTATTGCCGCTGAGCAGAAGGATATTCCCGCGATAATGGAGATATTATCCGCTCCCGGATTGCCGTTCAGAGCATATAAGAAAGAGGACATTCCTGAATATCTTGGAATAAAGAATCATCCGTATCTGCGTGATATCCTCATTGTGGCTGATATGGGATGGTCGCTGGTTTCAGAGGCAACTAAGAACTATAGTTATGTTACCCGGAAGGGAGGCAATCATGGTTATGATCATCAGCATACTGATATGCATGGCATCTTTTTTGCTCAGGGGCCTGTCTTTAAAAAGGAACTGAAGACCGGCACTCTCTCGAATCTGGATGTTTATCCTCTGCTCTGCCGCATCTATGGAGTGGAGCCCTCACCCAAAACTGAAGGTAATCTGAAAAATATTGAGTATATACTGAAATGA
- a CDS encoding alpha/beta fold hydrolase, which translates to MKKLNAGSGGARLRHSAVFILLLICIVISPASAQNVQRFADIGNLVLESGDTVYNCRIGYRTAGALNADSSNVIVYLTWFGGMSENLYSLMGSGRILDTTGRFVIMIDALGNGVSTSASHPNEKNAKAFAALSISDMAASQYILLAEHLGFRKIHAVMGGSMGSMQALQWMVQYPGYAEKCIAYVPTPKPSVYDQLYWNLMLNVMQSGIDYGVPSKVYMKSVNLFNHLTGRTPDYFVEHTTQEQFDTILARSYREPSAVFTPQNQISQLKAMLRHDIYRYTGGKPITDFIGGNTLLIVSEQDHILHPSTSVKLAEETGCRLHLFDSDCGHLAVNCLMEETRMLIEDFLGQNRK; encoded by the coding sequence ATGAAAAAACTTAATGCCGGATCCGGCGGAGCCCGGTTACGTCACAGCGCGGTATTCATCCTGCTGCTCATTTGTATTGTAATATCACCAGCATCAGCCCAGAATGTGCAGCGGTTTGCTGATATTGGAAATCTGGTACTGGAATCAGGAGACACGGTTTATAACTGCAGAATTGGTTACCGCACGGCCGGAGCGCTTAATGCGGATTCTTCAAATGTGATTGTGTATCTCACCTGGTTCGGGGGGATGAGTGAAAATCTGTACTCACTGATGGGGAGCGGCAGGATTCTTGACACCACGGGACGGTTTGTTATCATGATTGACGCGCTGGGCAACGGAGTTTCGACATCAGCTTCTCATCCTAATGAGAAAAATGCAAAGGCATTTGCAGCACTCAGCATAAGCGATATGGCTGCTTCTCAATATATTCTTCTTGCAGAGCATCTTGGCTTTAGAAAAATTCATGCTGTTATGGGGGGCTCAATGGGCAGCATGCAGGCGCTCCAGTGGATGGTGCAGTATCCGGGATATGCTGAAAAGTGTATTGCTTACGTGCCAACTCCCAAACCATCGGTGTATGATCAGCTTTACTGGAATCTGATGCTGAATGTGATGCAGTCGGGTATTGATTACGGTGTCCCTTCAAAGGTATATATGAAATCAGTGAATCTGTTTAATCATCTGACCGGCAGGACTCCGGATTATTTTGTTGAGCATACAACACAGGAGCAGTTTGATACAATTCTGGCAAGGTCTTACCGTGAGCCCTCCGCGGTGTTTACGCCGCAGAATCAGATTTCCCAGCTAAAAGCAATGCTGCGGCATGATATATACAGATACACGGGAGGGAAACCAATCACGGATTTTATCGGCGGCAACACCCTGCTGATTGTTTCGGAACAGGATCACATTCTGCATCCCTCAACATCCGTGAAACTGGCTGAGGAGACGGGGTGCCGTCTGCATTTATTTGACAGTGACTGCGGGCATCTTGCAGTAAATTGTCTGATGGAGGAAACAAGAATGCTGATAGAAGATTTTCTTGGTCAGAATCGTAAATGA
- the htpX gene encoding zinc metalloprotease HtpX, translating into MNTLKTVFLMTALMVMFIVVGGMLGGQTGMIFAFIMAMVMNFGSYWFSDKIVLKMYGARQVGAQEVPQLYRMIEELAQNARLPMPKVYVMDSATPNAFATGRNPENAAVAVTTGILRVLDQRELAGVIAHELAHIRNRDILTGSIVAAFVSAITFLAQMAGWAAMFSRGDDREDGGGIGGLFMIILAPIAATLLQLAISRSREYAADADGAAICRDPLALASALDKLSRANEIQPMHDAKPASAHMFIVSPLMGGGIAKLFSTHPPMEERIKRLRQLVR; encoded by the coding sequence ATGAATACCCTTAAAACAGTTTTTTTAATGACCGCCCTGATGGTGATGTTCATTGTGGTGGGCGGGATGCTTGGCGGCCAGACCGGAATGATTTTCGCCTTTATCATGGCTATGGTCATGAATTTCGGTTCCTACTGGTTTTCAGATAAAATCGTACTAAAAATGTACGGTGCACGTCAGGTAGGCGCGCAGGAAGTACCGCAGCTTTACCGGATGATTGAGGAACTGGCGCAGAATGCAAGACTCCCCATGCCAAAAGTGTATGTTATGGATAGCGCAACCCCAAACGCTTTTGCGACCGGAAGAAATCCGGAAAATGCAGCTGTTGCTGTGACAACAGGAATCCTCCGGGTTCTTGATCAGAGGGAATTAGCCGGCGTGATTGCGCACGAACTTGCGCATATCAGAAACCGTGACATTCTGACCGGCAGCATTGTTGCCGCATTTGTTTCTGCGATTACCTTCCTGGCTCAGATGGCAGGATGGGCAGCAATGTTTTCACGCGGTGATGACCGGGAAGATGGCGGAGGCATCGGAGGTCTCTTTATGATTATTCTTGCTCCTATTGCGGCCACGCTTTTACAATTGGCAATTTCCCGTTCAAGAGAGTATGCAGCAGATGCTGACGGTGCAGCTATCTGCCGTGATCCGCTGGCACTTGCCTCCGCGCTTGATAAACTTTCACGCGCAAACGAGATTCAGCCAATGCATGATGCAAAACCGGCATCAGCTCACATGTTTATTGTCAGTCCCCTAATGGGCGGCGGGATTGCAAAACTCTTTTCTACCCATCCCCCGATGGAAGAAAGAATCAAGCGCCTCAGGCAACTGGTCAGATAA
- the sugE gene encoding quaternary ammonium compound efflux SMR transporter SugE produces MHWIILFIAGLFEIAWALGMKYSDSFSKPGPAVFTIVSMIISFALLSYAMKFLPVGTAYGIWTGIGAVGTAVLGIILFNDPKDLPRLFFLGLICVGIIGLKVVSSGQEP; encoded by the coding sequence ATGCACTGGATTATCCTTTTTATTGCCGGACTCTTTGAAATTGCCTGGGCTCTCGGGATGAAATATTCCGACTCTTTCTCCAAACCCGGGCCGGCTGTGTTCACCATTGTGAGCATGATTATCAGTTTTGCGCTCCTTTCGTATGCAATGAAATTCCTTCCGGTCGGGACTGCCTATGGCATCTGGACCGGCATCGGAGCTGTCGGGACGGCAGTTCTGGGAATCATCCTGTTTAATGATCCCAAAGACCTTCCCCGGCTGTTTTTCCTGGGGCTGATCTGTGTCGGAATTATCGGACTGAAGGTAGTAAGCAGCGGTCAGGAACCCTGA
- a CDS encoding DegT/DnrJ/EryC1/StrS family aminotransferase, which produces MKVPLLDLKAQYQTIKKEIDETLIRVAESQYFIMGPELEKMEKAMADYLECKYAIGVSSGTDALLLALMALDIQPGDEVILPTYSFFATAGVVARLNAVPVFADSDSVTFNIDPADIEKKITPKTKAIIPVHLYGQSADMDAIMAIAKKHNLFVIEDGAQAIGVQYKDGRKVGNFGDIGCFSFFPSKNLGCFGDGGLVTTNNEDLAKKLTIKRVHGGQPKYYHKVIGGNFRLDALQAAVLSVKLPHLDGWSAKRRENAALYTKLFTGAGLAVREGVTVFDDKNKVLLPAAVYKSDSVKNYHIYNQYIIRVEKRNALRDFLTQKGVGVEIYYPVPFHRQECFAYLNYDVNAYQVADCCANDSLALPIYPELSTEQITYVVDMIAEFMRTSDHLPLECKHCDCMKK; this is translated from the coding sequence ATGAAAGTACCACTCCTCGACCTTAAAGCACAGTATCAGACTATTAAAAAAGAAATTGACGAAACCCTCATCCGCGTGGCAGAGTCCCAATATTTTATTATGGGGCCGGAACTGGAAAAAATGGAAAAAGCCATGGCTGATTATCTTGAGTGCAAATATGCCATCGGTGTTTCATCGGGCACGGATGCTCTGCTTCTTGCCCTGATGGCGCTGGATATACAGCCCGGCGACGAGGTGATACTGCCGACCTATTCATTTTTTGCAACGGCAGGAGTTGTGGCCCGACTGAATGCAGTACCGGTTTTTGCCGATAGTGATTCTGTTACCTTTAATATTGATCCGGCAGATATTGAAAAGAAAATCACTCCAAAAACAAAAGCAATCATTCCGGTGCACCTTTATGGCCAAAGCGCGGACATGGATGCTATTATGGCAATAGCAAAAAAGCATAACCTGTTTGTAATTGAAGACGGCGCTCAGGCAATTGGTGTGCAATATAAGGATGGCAGGAAGGTTGGAAACTTTGGAGATATCGGCTGCTTCTCATTCTTCCCTTCAAAAAATCTGGGCTGCTTTGGGGACGGCGGACTTGTAACTACCAACAATGAAGACCTTGCAAAGAAACTCACCATCAAACGAGTGCATGGCGGGCAGCCGAAGTATTATCACAAGGTGATCGGCGGAAACTTCCGGCTTGATGCCCTGCAGGCTGCAGTTCTGAGCGTGAAACTCCCTCATCTTGACGGCTGGAGCGCGAAGCGGCGGGAAAATGCAGCACTCTATACAAAACTTTTTACCGGTGCAGGACTTGCTGTGCGTGAGGGAGTAACGGTATTTGATGATAAAAACAAAGTACTTCTGCCCGCGGCTGTATATAAATCGGACTCGGTAAAAAATTATCATATTTACAATCAGTATATTATCAGGGTTGAAAAGCGGAATGCATTGCGTGATTTCCTGACGCAAAAAGGTGTGGGAGTTGAGATATATTATCCGGTACCATTCCACCGTCAGGAGTGTTTTGCCTACCTGAATTATGATGTGAATGCTTATCAGGTCGCTGACTGCTGCGCGAATGATTCACTTGCTTTGCCAATTTATCCGGAACTTAGCACTGAGCAGATTACCTATGTGGTGGATATGATAGCTGAATTTATGCGTACCTCAGATCATCTGCCGCTTGAATGTAAACACTGTGATTGCATGAAGAAATAA
- a CDS encoding twin-arginine translocation signal domain-containing protein, translated as MSKNRRNFLKTATVAGAGTLIYGCGDRKGHSAAVHTGEKIEWKMVTAWPPKFPLLGESAEKFARAVSELSGGRFTIHVYGAGELVPAFESFDAVSQGIAELGHSAPYYWAGKIPSVSFFSAVPFGMNTTQANSWLMYGGGLELMREVYGSFNLIPFLIANTGGQTGGWFNRKIESVQDLKGLKMRIPGLGGRIITKAGATTVLSPGAELYTNLERGVIDALEWVGPYHDYLMGFHKIAKYYYYPGWQEPTGVIELIVNKQAYEQLPAEYQAIIRYASQSLLSDSISEAFIRNQEHYVKLRDEEKVNILPFPGEVLSFLKEKTAEVIAEITSSDPFSKKVYQSYIQYQQKFAEWYSVGERNYL; from the coding sequence ATGAGCAAGAATAGAAGAAATTTCCTTAAAACTGCTACTGTGGCAGGAGCCGGTACGCTGATATATGGCTGCGGAGACCGTAAGGGGCATTCCGCGGCAGTCCACACCGGGGAAAAGATTGAGTGGAAAATGGTGACCGCCTGGCCTCCAAAGTTCCCTCTGCTTGGGGAATCGGCTGAAAAATTCGCCAGGGCAGTAAGCGAGCTTTCGGGCGGCCGCTTTACGATTCATGTTTATGGCGCGGGGGAGCTTGTCCCGGCTTTTGAGTCATTTGATGCGGTCAGCCAGGGAATTGCCGAACTGGGCCACAGTGCCCCCTACTATTGGGCAGGTAAAATACCTTCAGTTTCCTTTTTCTCCGCGGTTCCGTTCGGAATGAATACCACACAGGCGAACTCCTGGCTCATGTATGGCGGAGGTCTTGAGTTGATGCGGGAAGTCTATGGCTCATTTAATCTGATCCCCTTCCTGATTGCCAATACCGGCGGACAGACAGGGGGCTGGTTTAACCGGAAAATTGAATCGGTGCAAGATTTAAAAGGATTAAAAATGCGCATCCCCGGACTTGGCGGACGTATCATCACAAAAGCCGGTGCAACCACAGTGCTTTCTCCCGGAGCCGAGCTTTATACCAATCTTGAACGCGGTGTTATTGATGCACTTGAATGGGTGGGCCCATACCATGACTACCTGATGGGCTTTCACAAAATCGCCAAATACTATTACTACCCCGGCTGGCAGGAACCCACAGGAGTAATAGAACTGATCGTGAACAAACAGGCCTATGAACAGCTCCCCGCAGAATATCAGGCGATAATCAGATATGCCTCCCAGTCATTGCTGTCAGACAGCATCTCTGAAGCATTTATCCGGAACCAGGAGCACTACGTAAAGCTCCGTGATGAAGAAAAAGTGAATATCCTCCCCTTTCCCGGAGAAGTGCTTTCTTTTCTTAAAGAAAAAACCGCTGAGGTTATCGCAGAGATTACCTCGTCTGATCCTTTCAGCAAAAAGGTGTATCAATCATATATACAGTATCAGCAAAAGTTCGCGGAGTGGTACAGCGTGGGAGAAAGGAACTACCTGTGA